In Juglans microcarpa x Juglans regia isolate MS1-56 chromosome 7D, Jm3101_v1.0, whole genome shotgun sequence, the following are encoded in one genomic region:
- the LOC121239577 gene encoding uncharacterized protein LOC121239577 — protein MTDNPNLSRSSKFQMNSAFSDDEDLPYLLSEHRLELELMAAEDLDSDLDLAFRIQLEEALAASLAFHPSASTSTSSNFFVDSHLTSESDGFSKISGLQSEELARFEKEVKDLEASGAEVLRLTGELRRQIHHERVARQILRIQEEDWRDWADNYEKPFDYGEGSSKSRSLAESDEIFGLYFKGIVSEERVRADKTVLAGIGVAICDSRGNLILEVRKPLLGNGMSKNAAAAKALIEGLNAALGLELKRITIYFDYYPLYQFIIGRWLPKQRKISALVDEVTTLEEKFIYFNPKLVARNDIRYAFELARDAIVSQVSTPAESSQAKNLTKNCVICLEDTDIGRMFSVDGCLHQYCFSCMKQHVEVKLLHGMVPKCPHEGCKSELVVESCRKFLTPNAIDTFSQRLREASIPVTERVYCPYPRCSTLMSKSGVLEYAKDFLDVERTGARKCMKCHGLFCITCKVPWHSNMNCHDYKMLNPHPPSEDVKLKSLATRNLWRQCVKCNHMIELAEGCFHMTCRCGNEFCYNCGAEWKNKQATCSCPLWDEDHIWLEQDRHFDEEEEEEDEDDEYYDSDLDYY, from the exons ATGACCGATAATCCAAACTTGAGTCGTTCCTCCAAATTTCAAATGAACTCGGCCTTCTCAGACGACGAGGACCTTCCCTACCTATTGTCCGAGCACCGCCTCGAGCTTGAGCTCATGGCTGCTGAAGACCTCGACTCCGACCTCGATCTCGCCTTTCGTATCCAACTCGAAGAAGCCCTTGCTGCCTCTCTCGCCTTCCATCCCTCCGCTTCTACTTCGACCTCCTCAAATTTCTTTGTTGACTCGCATCTCACCTCCGAAAGCGACGGTTTTTCCAAAATTTCCGGTCTCCAATCCGAAGAGCTCGCAAGGTTCGAAAAAGAAGTCAAGGATCTCGAAGCAAGTGGGGCCGAAGTTCTCAGATTAACTGGGGAACTTCGCCGTCAGATCCACCATGAGAGGGTCGCGCGCCAGATTCTGAGAATTCAGGAGGAGGATTGGAGGGACTGGGCCGATAATTACGAAAAGCCCTTTGACTACGGGGAGGGGTCCTCCAAATCAAGGAGCCTGGCGGAGAGCGACGAAATTTTCGGATTATACTTTAAAGGGATCGTGAGCGAGGAGAGGGTTAGGGCTGATAAAACTGTATTGGCGGGGATAGGCGTGGCTATCTGCGATTCAAGAGGGAATCTGATATTGGAAGTGAGGAAGCCATTGTTGGGAAATGGAATGAGCAAGAACGCTGCGGCTGCCAAGGCTTTGATCGAGGGGCTTAATGCAGCTTTGGGTCTGGAGTTGAAGCGGATAACCATTTATTTCGACTACTACCCGCTTTACCAATTT ATTATTGGGAGATGGCTACCAAAACAGCGCAAGATTTCAGCACTGGTAGATGAGGTGACTACTCTTGAagagaaatttatatatttcaaccCCAAATTGGTGGCACGAAATGATATTAGATATGCATTTGAACTTGCGAGAGATGCAATAGTGTCTCAAGTTAGCACTCCTGCAGAATCAAGCCAGGCAAAGAATCTGACTAAGAATTGTGTAATTTGTTTGGAAGATACTGATATTGGTCGGATGTTTTCAGTTGATGGCTGCCTGCACCAgtattgtttttcttgtatgaAACAGCATGTGGAAGTGAAGTTGCTTCATGGGATGGTGCCTAAATGCCCTCACGAAGGCTGTAAATCTGAGCTTGTAGTTGAAAGCTGCAGAAAGTTCTTGACACCCAATGCAATAGACACCTTTAGCCAACGACTAAGGGAAGCTTCAATTCCTGTGACAGAAAGAGTTTATTGTCCATATCCAAGATGCTCAACTCTAATGTCAAAAAGTGGTGTTTTAGAATATGCCAAAGATTTTCTGGATGTTGAACGAACTGGAGCCAGGAAATGCATGAAATGTCATGGCCTGTTTTGTATCACTTGCAAGGTCCCTTGGCACAGTAACATGAATTGCCATGATTACAAAATGCTGAATCCTCATCCCCCTTCAGAAGATGTGAAGCTGAAGTCTCTTGCAACAAGGAATCTTTGGCGCCAATGTGTGAAGTGCAACCATATGATTGAACTTGCTGAAGGTTGCTTCCACATGACTTGCAG ATGTGGCAATGAGTTCTGCTATAATTGTGGAGCCGAGTGGAAGAACAAACAAGCCACGTGCTCTTGTCCACTTTGGGATGAGGACCACATTTGGCTAGAACAGGATAGACACTtcgatgaagaagaggaagaagaagacgaagatgatGAGTACTATGACTCTGACTTAGATTATTATTGA